In a genomic window of Pirellulales bacterium:
- a CDS encoding biopolymer transporter ExbD: MAVNVRGPVAGNVNMMPMIDILFQIVIFFLVAAQIQIQERSLPIVLPQASAAMPLTAKPKEFFVHVDRDGHYYAGGNFIELDALERELNQAAVDNPERQSVVIRADEKCAWKHVVAVMNACNKVGISDYRVTTAEPGT; the protein is encoded by the coding sequence ATGGCAGTCAACGTTCGCGGCCCCGTGGCCGGCAATGTGAACATGATGCCGATGATCGACATCCTATTCCAGATCGTGATCTTCTTCCTCGTCGCCGCGCAAATCCAGATTCAGGAGCGCTCGCTGCCGATCGTGCTGCCGCAAGCCAGCGCCGCCATGCCGCTTACGGCCAAGCCCAAGGAATTCTTCGTTCACGTCGATCGCGACGGGCACTATTACGCCGGCGGGAATTTCATCGAGCTGGACGCGCTGGAACGGGAGTTGAACCAAGCGGCGGTCGATAATCCCGAACGGCAATCGGTCGTGATACGAGCTGATGAAAAATGCGCCTGGAAGCACGTCGTGGCCGTGATGAACGCCTGCAACAAGGTTGGAATCAGCGACTACCGAGTGACGACCGCCGAACCGGGAACTTAG
- a CDS encoding MotA/TolQ/ExbB proton channel family protein, whose amino-acid sequence LKTGRPTDEVERAVADSISRESWKLNYNVRPLVLAVTVTPLMGLLGTVQGMIIAFFKTAHTPVGQDRALVLADGIYLKLITTFAGLVVAIPALVIAHYFEGRIQALMREVEDLVQSVLPQVEKYEGKLRTTRQATGIEPPPVVKAEALGEPAIAQSEGA is encoded by the coding sequence CTCAAAACCGGCCGGCCGACGGACGAAGTGGAGCGGGCCGTGGCGGACTCGATCTCGCGCGAAAGCTGGAAGCTGAATTACAACGTCCGTCCGCTCGTGCTCGCCGTGACGGTAACACCGCTGATGGGCCTATTGGGCACGGTGCAAGGGATGATCATCGCCTTCTTCAAGACGGCCCATACGCCGGTCGGCCAGGATCGCGCGCTCGTGCTGGCCGACGGGATTTACTTGAAGCTAATCACGACGTTCGCCGGATTGGTCGTCGCCATTCCCGCGCTCGTGATTGCGCACTACTTCGAGGGGCGGATTCAGGCCCTGATGCGCGAGGTGGAAGACCTCGTGCAAAGCGTCCTGCCGCAGGTCGAGAAGTACGAAGGCAAGCTGCGCACCACGCGGCAGGCCACGGGCATCGAGCCGCCGCCGGTGGTGAAGGCGGAAGCGCTCGGCGAGCCGGCCATCGCGCAATCGGAAGGAGCTTGA
- a CDS encoding prenyltransferase/squalene oxidase repeat-containing protein yields MNEQRHVVRKVDPSDHADFDEQLWPVNLALVLLCGCVGGVIWANSDFQTPDLLNNGYIRLVTLVGSVFVLGLLAIKLGGREARRLQLAAFLSVALHFGVAIGAIAFRPDHSEWGNGPKREAATRELRPIDVLPDYHLTRALPNRPQEEIERPVETKIPDSLVLEAIQPKPRDNAASLGALQPRETVAIADTAPSLAALPQERKRIEPAAPRRGDLDAQLAKQQSPINSTPVAGPVKSIDLSVPTTKAGPLEARSMPLGHQTTDPTVPRRPDDSTVAMTSAPLQPGGPRSTPAPRTNDLPSPLVAQGPKLVKTITEPGPTPRGEAPEPAAAAKAAVADLSQLSPATGVGRLAPAGAVVGRTGNELAMTAPIAAPSLVSASRRAVTTPSDESSAASSANAPRLAARAGLATTGPASDVASLSGQAPLRSADGGRGPGSLNPAATQVTRGTLARGAPPRPAGPALSDPAGAGGFGASLAMAGPLPGRSQSPVGPNPDPSLAAGGPVGKGKLGFSGINRATYLAPVAGLPSSRPRGGAGESGGVENDSDAPVADVRATGAVRTAAGSGIPGGALVAGGSGPGDGPGGDGGDGGNGRIGVAQVGRPGAGTEDLPGGIIGGMPGGLGTGIGRAGRSAQGGFAADAQADLPQLAGGSPTGSGDHGSGNGGNGPGGDGSGQYGPGWSGLEGALAGVGRQSAGGLPTGGGSGEGSGQPGAGIDGIAGGVQVGAAGSGAGAPGLSGNGDGGPSAVGAGIGGLLPKSNSIGTPGGLAVEGATPQFAGSPAASGTGNNATGGASGSGDDGPGGPGGIGLGGDGSGRRYGNAGLYVKSALLGSPDSTAAGRVPQFGVPDRRALPDSDQLAISSGRFLQRQPGGGGPAVAADAPVRAPTPSFSGRSREGRNGKGNGNADSDGRTEQSIELGLVYLAQMQAADGSWSLHRFPGATESDAGVYRSDTAATGLALLAFLGAGYDHFDDKYHNTVRRGLEYLLNHQKADGDLFLPMDQQANPNRWTRLYSHAIATLSVCEALGMTGDKRLREPAQKAVNFILAAQDRRNGGWRYDPGDDSDTSVTGWQTTALKSGELAGLEVPKVAYERVAQFLDSAQISPQDGSRYIYRPQDPRSQSPLDSRRPTMTAVALLTRIYLGWRRDDPNLLRGAEFIMTNPPRATDMYSRDTYYWYYATQVMFQLKGDYWKAWNERLHPLLINSQIATGSLAGSWDPQHPVPDRWGSVCGRIYVTTMNLLSLEVYYRHLPIYEVNPAKP; encoded by the coding sequence ATGAACGAGCAGCGTCACGTGGTCCGCAAGGTCGATCCGTCGGATCATGCCGATTTCGACGAGCAGCTTTGGCCGGTCAATCTGGCGCTGGTGCTCCTTTGCGGTTGCGTCGGGGGAGTGATCTGGGCGAATAGCGATTTTCAGACACCGGACCTGTTGAATAACGGCTACATCCGACTGGTCACGCTGGTCGGGAGCGTTTTTGTGTTGGGTCTGCTGGCGATCAAGCTCGGTGGCCGAGAGGCGCGCCGGCTTCAGTTGGCGGCCTTCTTGAGCGTCGCCTTGCATTTCGGAGTGGCCATCGGCGCGATCGCGTTTCGACCAGATCATTCCGAGTGGGGTAACGGGCCAAAACGCGAGGCGGCCACTCGCGAACTCCGCCCGATCGATGTGCTGCCCGACTACCATCTCACGCGCGCGTTGCCGAATCGGCCGCAGGAGGAGATCGAGCGGCCGGTCGAGACGAAGATTCCCGACAGCTTGGTTCTGGAAGCGATCCAGCCGAAGCCGCGCGACAATGCCGCCAGTCTCGGCGCGCTCCAGCCCAGGGAGACTGTCGCAATCGCCGACACGGCGCCATCGCTTGCGGCCTTGCCGCAGGAGCGCAAGCGGATCGAGCCCGCCGCGCCGCGCCGCGGCGATCTCGATGCGCAGCTCGCTAAGCAACAATCGCCGATCAATTCGACTCCAGTAGCCGGGCCCGTGAAGTCGATCGACTTGAGCGTGCCGACCACCAAGGCCGGGCCGCTCGAAGCCCGTTCGATGCCGCTTGGTCATCAAACGACCGATCCGACGGTGCCGCGCCGACCGGACGACTCGACCGTGGCGATGACGTCGGCGCCGCTCCAGCCGGGCGGTCCGCGATCGACCCCTGCCCCGCGAACGAACGATCTGCCATCGCCGCTAGTGGCGCAGGGACCGAAGCTGGTTAAGACGATCACCGAGCCGGGACCGACGCCGCGCGGCGAGGCGCCCGAACCTGCGGCGGCGGCGAAGGCTGCGGTCGCCGATTTGAGCCAACTTAGTCCAGCAACGGGCGTCGGGCGACTGGCGCCCGCTGGCGCCGTGGTCGGACGAACTGGAAATGAGCTGGCTATGACCGCGCCGATCGCTGCGCCGTCGCTCGTCTCGGCAAGCCGCCGAGCCGTGACGACACCGAGCGATGAGTCTTCCGCCGCTAGTTCGGCAAATGCGCCGCGGCTCGCGGCGCGCGCGGGATTGGCGACGACCGGGCCGGCCTCCGACGTGGCGTCGCTCTCCGGTCAAGCACCGTTGCGTTCAGCCGACGGCGGCCGCGGTCCCGGTTCGCTCAATCCGGCGGCAACTCAAGTCACGCGCGGCACGCTGGCTCGCGGCGCGCCGCCTCGTCCCGCTGGCCCGGCGCTTTCCGATCCGGCCGGGGCCGGCGGCTTCGGCGCAAGTTTGGCGATGGCCGGGCCGCTGCCGGGTCGCAGCCAGTCGCCAGTCGGACCGAATCCCGACCCGTCTCTCGCCGCTGGCGGGCCAGTCGGCAAAGGCAAGCTCGGTTTTTCCGGGATCAATCGAGCGACATACTTAGCCCCGGTCGCCGGGCTTCCTTCATCGAGGCCGCGCGGTGGCGCGGGTGAATCCGGCGGCGTGGAGAACGATTCTGATGCCCCCGTCGCCGACGTCCGAGCGACCGGCGCGGTGCGCACGGCGGCCGGTTCGGGCATTCCGGGCGGCGCACTCGTGGCCGGCGGGAGCGGGCCCGGCGACGGCCCGGGTGGAGATGGCGGCGACGGCGGCAACGGCCGAATCGGGGTCGCTCAAGTCGGCCGGCCCGGCGCTGGAACCGAGGATCTTCCCGGCGGAATCATCGGCGGCATGCCCGGCGGATTGGGGACCGGCATTGGCCGAGCGGGACGGTCCGCGCAAGGCGGCTTTGCCGCGGACGCACAGGCCGATCTGCCGCAACTCGCCGGCGGCAGCCCCACCGGCAGCGGCGACCACGGCTCGGGCAATGGCGGCAATGGTCCCGGTGGCGATGGCAGCGGGCAGTACGGTCCAGGCTGGAGCGGTCTCGAAGGCGCGCTGGCCGGCGTCGGGCGTCAATCGGCGGGCGGCCTTCCGACTGGCGGCGGATCGGGTGAAGGGTCCGGTCAGCCCGGCGCGGGCATCGACGGAATCGCGGGAGGAGTGCAAGTCGGCGCGGCGGGGTCCGGCGCCGGAGCGCCGGGGTTGTCCGGCAACGGCGATGGCGGACCTTCCGCGGTTGGAGCGGGAATCGGAGGTCTTTTGCCGAAATCGAATTCGATCGGCACGCCGGGCGGATTGGCCGTCGAAGGCGCAACGCCGCAGTTCGCCGGATCGCCCGCCGCCTCCGGTACCGGCAACAATGCGACTGGTGGAGCGAGCGGATCGGGGGACGACGGTCCAGGCGGGCCGGGTGGAATCGGCCTCGGCGGCGACGGGAGCGGTCGGCGCTATGGCAACGCCGGGCTGTACGTGAAAAGCGCCCTGCTCGGCAGCCCCGATTCAACGGCGGCCGGCCGAGTGCCGCAATTCGGCGTGCCGGATCGCCGAGCGCTTCCCGATAGCGACCAGCTTGCCATCAGCTCCGGCCGGTTCTTACAGCGTCAGCCGGGGGGCGGCGGGCCGGCCGTCGCCGCCGATGCACCGGTCCGAGCGCCGACGCCTTCCTTCAGCGGCCGCAGCCGCGAGGGTCGCAACGGCAAGGGCAACGGCAACGCCGATTCCGACGGCCGCACCGAGCAGTCGATCGAACTCGGGCTTGTCTATCTCGCTCAGATGCAGGCCGCCGATGGAAGCTGGAGCCTGCACCGATTCCCCGGCGCGACCGAGTCTGATGCCGGCGTCTATCGCTCCGACACGGCCGCCACCGGCCTCGCGCTCTTGGCCTTCCTCGGCGCCGGTTACGACCATTTCGACGACAAGTATCACAACACTGTCCGCCGCGGCCTCGAGTATCTCTTGAACCATCAAAAGGCCGATGGCGATTTGTTTCTGCCGATGGACCAGCAGGCAAATCCGAATCGTTGGACCCGGCTTTACAGCCATGCGATTGCCACGCTCTCCGTTTGCGAAGCGCTGGGAATGACCGGCGACAAGCGGCTCCGCGAGCCGGCCCAAAAGGCGGTCAACTTCATCCTCGCCGCGCAAGATCGAAGAAACGGCGGCTGGCGCTACGATCCGGGCGACGATAGCGATACATCCGTCACCGGTTGGCAAACCACCGCGCTCAAGAGCGGGGAACTGGCTGGCTTGGAGGTTCCCAAAGTTGCGTACGAGCGGGTAGCTCAGTTTCTCGATTCCGCGCAAATCTCGCCGCAAGACGGCTCGCGCTACATTTATCGTCCGCAAGACCCGCGATCGCAGAGCCCGCTCGATTCGCGCCGGCCGACGATGACCGCCGTCGCCCTCTTGACCCGCATTTATCTCGGTTGGCGGCGCGACGATCCGAACCTGCTCCGCGGGGCCGAATTCATCATGACGAACCCGCCGCGGGCGACCGACATGTACTCGCGCGACACGTACTACTGGTACTACGCCACGCAAGTCATGTTCCAACTCAAGGGCGACTACTGGAAAGCCTGGAACGAGCGGCTGCATCCGCTATTGATCAACAGCCAGATCGCCACCGGCTCGCTCGCCGGAAGCTGGGACCCGCAACACCCCGTCCCCGACCGCTGGGGCTCCGTCTGCGGGCGCATCTACGTCACCACGATGAACCTCCTCTCGCTCGAAGTCTACTACCGCCACCTGCCGATCTATGAAGTAAATCCGGCAAAACCATAA